In Geopsychrobacter electrodiphilus DSM 16401, a single window of DNA contains:
- a CDS encoding DUF3750 domain-containing protein: MRPAVKKALKLLFPMIVLLITLSNCATHNDWHHASRASSGLAPDPATTSEAVLQIYGAPAWSWRGWFAIHTWIAAKPSGADHYTVYEVIGWRLPAMGSVVRIAADLPDRLWYGKQPRLLNEHRGQGVDALIQKVDTAARRYPWGKEYTLFPGPNSNTFTAWIGIQVPELKLDLPFSAIGSGYAVKAN, from the coding sequence ATGAGACCAGCTGTCAAAAAAGCGTTGAAGCTTCTGTTCCCCATGATTGTACTGCTTATTACTCTGTCCAACTGTGCCACCCACAATGACTGGCATCACGCCAGCCGCGCATCATCCGGGCTTGCTCCCGACCCTGCAACCACCAGCGAAGCGGTCCTCCAGATCTACGGTGCTCCGGCCTGGAGCTGGCGCGGCTGGTTTGCCATCCACACCTGGATCGCGGCCAAGCCGAGCGGTGCCGATCACTATACGGTCTACGAAGTGATCGGCTGGCGTCTGCCGGCCATGGGGAGCGTGGTGCGCATTGCAGCAGATCTACCGGATCGTTTGTGGTACGGGAAACAGCCACGCCTCCTCAACGAACATCGCGGGCAGGGGGTCGACGCCCTGATTCAAAAAGTTGATACCGCCGCACGGCGCTACCCCTGGGGAAAGGAATACACCCTCTTCCCTGGCCCCAACAGCAACACCTTTACCGCCTGGATCGGCATTCAGGTTCCCGAGCTGAAGCTGGACCTCCCCTTTTCGGCGATTGGGAGTGGTTACGCAGTGAAGGCAAATTGA
- a CDS encoding PocR ligand-binding domain-containing protein, which yields MTYTLKELLDVPRLRVLLDSLDEIHKLPSAIVDMNGTILTATGWQDLCTKFHRINPETAKKCLESDLHFAARLDAEDPHVIYRCPMGLVDAAIPLIIEGQHLGNVFTGQLLTAPPDEAYFIQQAREYGFDEIDYLAAVRKVPLFSEEKLRKNLTFIHTLTQVLTEQGLLYKRKSESEEALRVQNNEFVASQKLLKESEERFRALHDATFGGVFIHEKGVILDCNQGLSNMTGFTSDELIGMDGFKLVTQNSLGRVQRNIEQGYDLRYEVEGVRKDGSVYPLSIRGKTIPYKGREARVIEFRDITARKKAEDELRTERFRLSEVIRGADIGTWEWHLQTGEIILNERYAEMIGYRRDEFSPFTIDLLRELVHPDDLPGSLPLLEKHFNGELDFYEYEFRIKCKDGRWLWVISRGKVSSWTDDGNPLLMFGTHTDIDQRKRHEEERKTIEKLNTVGTLAGGIAHDFNNILAGLYGNISLAKIKLVKDHPAFRFLDAAEKSMRRATLLTNQLLTFAKGGAPVVESVNLGELIEEVVQFNLSGSNVKPVISLAENLWLAQADLGQLQQVFGNLTINAAQAMPEGGYLWIEVENTEVAESNIQSLAQGRYIRIRVKDNGTGIAPEHLNRIFDPYFTTKQTGSGLGLATIYSIIHQHGGHVSVDSRLGKGTTFTLYLPASELTELPQKEPKVVLEAPEHTARILVMDDEEMIRTSISAMLEELNFTVETAVEGQQALDTYQHAMTVGTPFDLVILDLTIPGGLGGKDTAAKLLQIDPAVQMVVSSGYADDPIMANFSAYGFKGVLVKPYHLDKLSEVISQALRS from the coding sequence ATGACCTATACGCTCAAGGAACTGCTTGATGTCCCGCGGCTGAGAGTACTGCTGGACTCTCTCGACGAAATCCACAAGCTCCCCTCCGCCATTGTTGATATGAATGGCACTATCCTGACCGCGACCGGTTGGCAGGACCTCTGCACAAAATTCCACCGGATTAACCCTGAAACCGCAAAAAAATGTCTGGAAAGTGATTTGCACTTCGCCGCCAGACTGGATGCCGAAGATCCCCATGTCATCTACCGCTGTCCGATGGGACTGGTCGACGCAGCGATACCGCTCATTATTGAAGGCCAACATCTTGGCAACGTTTTCACCGGTCAGCTCTTAACTGCCCCGCCGGACGAAGCCTACTTTATTCAGCAGGCCCGCGAATACGGTTTTGACGAGATTGATTATCTGGCGGCGGTGCGGAAAGTTCCCCTGTTCTCTGAGGAAAAGCTGCGTAAGAATCTGACCTTTATCCATACCCTCACCCAAGTTCTGACGGAGCAGGGGCTGCTGTATAAAAGGAAATCTGAAAGCGAAGAGGCGCTGCGTGTTCAAAATAATGAATTTGTGGCCAGCCAGAAATTACTCAAAGAGAGCGAGGAACGCTTCAGGGCGCTGCATGACGCAACCTTTGGAGGTGTTTTCATTCATGAAAAGGGGGTGATACTTGACTGTAATCAGGGTCTGTCAAACATGACAGGTTTTACCAGTGATGAGCTGATCGGCATGGATGGATTTAAGCTTGTTACGCAAAATTCGCTTGGGCGGGTCCAAAGAAATATCGAGCAGGGTTATGATCTCCGTTATGAAGTTGAAGGGGTACGTAAGGATGGATCTGTCTATCCTCTGTCAATCCGGGGGAAAACCATTCCTTACAAGGGGCGGGAGGCGCGGGTCATTGAGTTTCGTGATATCACCGCGCGCAAAAAGGCTGAAGATGAATTAAGGACTGAACGCTTCAGGCTGTCCGAAGTGATCAGGGGTGCCGATATCGGCACCTGGGAATGGCACCTGCAGACAGGTGAAATAATACTGAACGAGCGCTATGCTGAAATGATTGGCTACCGGCGGGATGAATTTTCACCCTTCACGATCGATCTGCTGCGGGAGCTTGTGCACCCGGATGATTTGCCGGGCAGCTTGCCTCTGCTCGAGAAACATTTTAACGGTGAACTTGATTTCTACGAGTATGAGTTTCGGATTAAATGCAAAGATGGCCGCTGGCTCTGGGTCATCTCACGCGGAAAAGTCTCCTCCTGGACCGATGACGGCAACCCCCTGCTCATGTTCGGTACGCACACCGATATTGACCAACGCAAGCGACATGAAGAAGAACGTAAAACCATTGAAAAGCTCAACACCGTCGGCACCCTGGCTGGTGGCATTGCTCATGATTTCAACAATATTCTGGCCGGATTGTACGGCAATATTTCCCTGGCCAAAATAAAACTGGTCAAAGACCATCCGGCCTTCCGGTTTCTTGATGCGGCCGAAAAGTCGATGCGCCGGGCAACTCTGCTGACCAATCAGTTGCTCACCTTCGCCAAAGGGGGGGCGCCGGTTGTTGAGAGTGTAAATCTGGGGGAGCTGATCGAAGAAGTTGTCCAGTTCAATTTGTCCGGCAGTAACGTAAAACCGGTCATCAGTCTGGCAGAGAACCTGTGGCTGGCCCAGGCGGATCTTGGCCAACTGCAGCAGGTGTTTGGCAACCTGACGATCAATGCGGCGCAAGCGATGCCTGAAGGAGGGTATCTGTGGATCGAGGTGGAGAATACTGAGGTTGCAGAAAGTAATATCCAGTCTCTTGCTCAGGGAAGGTACATCCGGATCCGGGTGAAGGATAATGGAACCGGTATCGCCCCTGAACATCTGAACCGGATTTTCGATCCCTACTTCACCACCAAGCAGACCGGCAGCGGTCTCGGCCTGGCTACCATCTATTCCATCATCCATCAACATGGCGGGCACGTCAGCGTTGACTCACGGCTCGGCAAAGGGACGACTTTTACCCTCTACCTGCCGGCTTCTGAATTAACCGAGCTGCCGCAAAAAGAACCGAAGGTTGTTCTTGAAGCTCCGGAGCATACTGCCAGAATTCTTGTTATGGATGATGAGGAGATGATCCGCACCAGCATCAGCGCCATGCTGGAAGAGTTGAATTTTACCGTTGAGACTGCCGTTGAAGGTCAGCAGGCATTGGATACCTATCAACATGCGATGACAGTCGGGACCCCGTTTGATCTGGTCATTCTGGATCTGACCATACCCGGAGGGCTCGGCGGGAAAGACACCGCCGCAAAATTGTTGCAGATTGACCCTGCTGTGCAAATGGTCGTTTCCAGCGGTTATGCCGACGACCCGATCATGGCTAATTTTTCTGCATACGGGTTCAAAGGGGTTCTCGTCAAACCTTATCATCTCGACAAACTATCAGAGGTTATATCTCAGGCCTTGAGGAGTTAG
- a CDS encoding PLP-dependent aminotransferase family protein gives MGEQGFIYRRVEKQVMALIDSAAIRPGDKLPSLRKLSSQLGVSIATVSQAYLELEKKGVLASRERSGFFLAPRALQMPAPSSRPRPSMVPTIGTRNSLIQKVLEALGNKELLPFGVACPAEALLPAKTLARLLNNSLRNHPARALDYAPVAGDLDLRRLIALRSLEAGISVTPDEILITNGAMEGLSLALRALTKPGDNVLIQSPSYFCLLQLLENCGLRAIEIPSSTSGVEPQDLRRAIERFAISVAILVPNFNNPDGSLTADTKKAEIVKLLAERNIPLVEDDVYGEIYFGEQRPGSCKAFDTRGEVIYCSSFSKTIAPGYRVGWMIPGRHLTKALELKTTTNICTAAPTQLTIAAFLREGYLDRHLRRLRGAIHLQMESLLLSLHRHFPATTRASFPDGGASIWVELPATIDAVDYFFKAREIGIGLAPGAIFSTQEKYNNFIRLSCTGVWNQAMEEGVERLGSLARKMS, from the coding sequence ATGGGCGAACAGGGATTTATCTACCGGCGGGTCGAAAAGCAGGTCATGGCCCTGATCGATTCAGCAGCGATTCGTCCCGGCGACAAGCTTCCGTCCTTACGTAAATTGAGCAGTCAGCTCGGGGTCAGCATCGCCACGGTGAGCCAGGCCTATCTGGAACTGGAGAAGAAAGGGGTCCTCGCCTCGCGTGAGCGCTCGGGCTTTTTTCTGGCACCCAGAGCCCTGCAAATGCCGGCGCCGTCCAGTCGACCACGACCGTCGATGGTCCCGACCATCGGCACGCGCAACAGCCTGATTCAGAAGGTGCTTGAAGCCCTGGGGAACAAAGAGTTGCTTCCCTTCGGCGTGGCTTGTCCGGCCGAAGCGCTGCTGCCGGCCAAAACCCTGGCGCGGCTGTTGAACAACAGCCTGCGCAACCATCCCGCTCGAGCTCTCGATTACGCGCCGGTAGCGGGCGATTTAGACCTGCGGCGTCTGATCGCCCTGCGCTCCCTCGAAGCCGGAATCAGCGTTACCCCGGACGAGATCCTGATCACCAATGGCGCAATGGAAGGCTTATCCCTCGCGTTGCGCGCACTAACCAAGCCAGGTGACAACGTGCTGATCCAGTCGCCCAGTTACTTCTGCCTGTTGCAACTACTGGAGAACTGCGGCCTGCGGGCGATCGAAATTCCGTCATCGACCAGCGGCGTCGAACCGCAGGACCTGCGTCGCGCCATTGAACGCTTCGCCATCAGTGTGGCCATTCTGGTGCCCAACTTCAATAACCCGGATGGCAGTTTGACCGCTGACACCAAGAAGGCCGAGATCGTTAAGCTGCTAGCGGAACGCAACATTCCGCTGGTTGAAGATGACGTTTATGGCGAGATATATTTCGGCGAGCAGCGCCCGGGCAGTTGTAAAGCCTTTGATACCCGGGGCGAGGTGATCTACTGCTCATCCTTCTCCAAGACTATCGCACCTGGCTACCGGGTCGGCTGGATGATCCCCGGCCGCCACCTCACGAAAGCCCTCGAGCTTAAAACCACGACCAACATCTGCACCGCCGCACCCACCCAGCTGACGATCGCCGCTTTTTTGCGCGAAGGTTATCTTGACCGCCATCTGCGGCGTCTGCGTGGCGCCATCCACCTCCAGATGGAATCCCTGCTGCTCAGCCTGCATCGTCACTTTCCCGCGACAACCCGCGCCAGCTTTCCCGACGGCGGCGCATCGATCTGGGTCGAGCTCCCCGCCACAATTGACGCCGTCGATTACTTCTTCAAGGCGCGCGAAATTGGGATTGGTCTGGCGCCGGGGGCGATCTTTTCGACCCAGGAGAAATACAATAACTTTATCCGGCTGAGCTGCACCGGCGTCTGGAATCAGGCGATGGAAGAGGGGGTTGAACGCCTCGGGTCCCTGGCGAGGAAGATGAGCTGA
- a CDS encoding aspartate/glutamate racemase family protein, giving the protein MKTIGLLGGMSWESTILYYEVLNRGVRERLGGLHSAKILLHSVDFAEIEYCQVTGQWQKAGALLGAAACGLQTAGADMVLLCTNLMHKVAPQIESHIQIPLLHIADAAGREIVRQGLKKVGLLGAIYTMEEDFYRQRLLEKFGIEVVIPARKERELVQRVIFEELCRGEFRAESKAAYLAIIDGLREQGADGVILGCTEIPLLVKPEDTSLPLFNTAALHAGYALEESLKGE; this is encoded by the coding sequence ATGAAGACAATCGGATTGCTGGGCGGCATGAGTTGGGAATCGACGATCCTCTATTATGAAGTTCTCAACCGCGGAGTGCGCGAGCGTCTCGGCGGACTCCACTCGGCCAAGATTTTGCTGCACAGCGTTGACTTCGCCGAGATCGAATATTGCCAGGTCACTGGACAGTGGCAGAAAGCCGGGGCTCTGCTGGGTGCCGCGGCCTGCGGTTTGCAAACTGCGGGGGCCGATATGGTGCTGCTCTGCACCAACCTGATGCACAAGGTGGCACCGCAGATCGAAAGCCACATCCAGATCCCCCTCTTGCATATTGCCGACGCGGCCGGACGTGAGATTGTGCGTCAGGGATTAAAAAAGGTTGGCTTGCTCGGCGCGATTTACACCATGGAGGAAGATTTCTATCGTCAGCGGTTGCTGGAGAAGTTCGGCATTGAGGTCGTGATTCCGGCGCGAAAAGAGCGTGAGCTGGTGCAGCGGGTGATTTTCGAAGAGCTGTGCCGGGGTGAGTTTCGGGCTGAGTCCAAAGCCGCTTACCTGGCGATAATCGATGGGTTGAGAGAGCAGGGCGCTGACGGTGTGATCCTCGGATGTACCGAAATTCCGCTGCTGGTCAAGCCGGAAGATACCAGCCTGCCGTTGTTCAATACTGCGGCGCTGCATGCCGGGTACGCCCTCGAAGAGAGTTTAAAAGGCGAGTAG
- a CDS encoding ADP-ribosylglycohydrolase family protein, with product MLNSELQERAAGAMMGAFIGDALALGPHWYYDLKQQWQDYGTWIDDYTDPRPNRYHAGLKAGQSSQAGILMRMMTESLVEKGEYRQADFCRRLDEDLFPQLDGTPANGPGGYTSQSIREAWRRRVEQQLPWGETGGHADDTESIERTIPLAIRYASSPAQLAENIAANTTLTQIDDTVVAMTVAFGATLGQLVQGHPFDENISTRLMRLVKTGDLPFHAVTADNLQPPQPGDPDPPRAGRFASPDALLSPMYMVQAAHDPAIRIEPAWKVSLVYGMPCAIYHQVPAAYYLAARFRDDFESAVLHAVNGGGQNMARAMLTGALVGAQVGLKGIPQRFIDGLEDAAGLLSLAHGLAAQV from the coding sequence ATGTTGAATTCTGAGCTACAGGAACGTGCAGCGGGGGCAATGATGGGTGCCTTTATCGGAGATGCGCTGGCGCTCGGGCCACACTGGTATTACGATCTGAAGCAGCAGTGGCAGGATTACGGGACCTGGATCGATGATTACACCGATCCCCGGCCGAATCGATATCATGCCGGGCTCAAGGCAGGGCAGTCCTCTCAGGCCGGGATTTTGATGCGCATGATGACGGAGTCGTTGGTCGAGAAGGGGGAATATCGCCAGGCCGATTTTTGCCGCCGGCTTGACGAGGACCTGTTTCCGCAGCTGGATGGGACCCCGGCAAATGGACCGGGAGGTTATACCAGCCAATCGATCCGGGAGGCCTGGCGACGCCGGGTCGAACAGCAGCTTCCCTGGGGGGAAACCGGGGGGCATGCTGATGACACCGAGTCGATTGAGCGGACCATCCCCCTCGCAATTCGTTATGCATCATCGCCGGCGCAGCTCGCTGAAAACATTGCAGCCAACACCACCCTGACCCAGATTGACGACACGGTGGTGGCGATGACGGTCGCGTTCGGGGCCACCCTGGGTCAGCTGGTCCAGGGTCACCCTTTCGATGAGAACATTTCGACGCGCTTGATGCGGTTGGTAAAAACTGGAGACTTACCCTTTCATGCGGTGACGGCTGATAATCTGCAACCACCACAACCCGGCGACCCGGACCCTCCACGGGCAGGACGCTTTGCCTCACCCGATGCGCTGCTGTCGCCGATGTACATGGTGCAAGCCGCGCATGATCCGGCCATCCGTATCGAGCCAGCCTGGAAAGTCTCGTTGGTATACGGGATGCCCTGCGCCATTTATCACCAAGTGCCGGCAGCCTATTATCTGGCTGCGCGCTTCAGGGATGATTTTGAATCCGCGGTACTGCATGCTGTCAATGGCGGCGGGCAGAATATGGCACGGGCTATGTTAACTGGTGCTCTGGTTGGTGCGCAGGTCGGTTTAAAGGGGATTCCACAGCGCTTCATAGACGGTCTGGAGGATGCTGCCGGGCTTCTCAGTTTGGCCCATGGATTGGCGGCTCAGGTATAA
- the tpx gene encoding thiol peroxidase produces the protein MAEERSGVITFKGNPMTVCGPALKLGASAPAFQVVDNALQPVTQKTAAGKIQLITVVPSIDTPVCDTMARRFNEEAAQLPDAVEIYTISLDLPFAQMRWCGAAGIERVRMLSDYQERSFGLNYGVLIKELKLLARAVFVIDKAGKLAYQEIVKEVTDEPDYAAALNAVLKLAE, from the coding sequence ATGGCTGAAGAACGTAGTGGCGTTATTACCTTCAAGGGTAACCCGATGACAGTTTGTGGCCCGGCACTAAAGCTGGGGGCTTCGGCCCCCGCGTTTCAGGTGGTTGACAATGCGCTGCAACCGGTCACGCAGAAAACCGCCGCCGGGAAGATTCAACTGATTACGGTGGTCCCCTCGATCGACACCCCGGTCTGTGACACCATGGCTCGGCGTTTTAACGAAGAGGCGGCCCAATTGCCCGATGCGGTCGAGATTTACACGATCAGTCTGGATCTGCCCTTCGCCCAGATGCGCTGGTGCGGCGCAGCTGGAATCGAACGGGTCAGGATGCTCTCCGATTATCAGGAGCGCTCTTTCGGCCTGAACTACGGCGTGCTGATCAAGGAACTGAAGCTGCTGGCGCGGGCGGTTTTCGTCATCGATAAGGCCGGCAAGCTCGCCTATCAGGAGATCGTTAAAGAGGTCACCGATGAGCCGGATTATGCGGCGGCTCTCAATGCGGTCCTCAAGCTCGCTGAATAA